CGGGCCGGCGGGCGCTGCACCGCGGGCAGCAGCTGCTGCAGCAGGGCCTGCATGGCCTGTGCGCTCGGTTGCGCCGCGGCCTGCCGATTGCGCAGGCGCGCCACCGTCTGCGCCAGGCGGGCGTCGTCCACCGGCTTGAGCACATAGTCGATCGCGCCGGCCTCGAAGGCGGTGAGCGCGTGGTCGCCATAGGCGGTGACGAACACCAGCTGCGGCGGCTCGCTCAAGCGCGCCAGGCGCTGCGCCACGTCCAGGCCGGTGAGGCCGGGCATGCGGATATCAAGGAAGCAGATGTCGGGCTCCAGCGCCAGCGCATCGTCCCAGGCGTCGATGCCGTTCTCGCTGCGCGCCACGATCTGCAGCTCGGGCCACAGGCGCGCCAGCGCGGCCGCCAGCTGTTCGCGCGGGCCTTCCTCGTCGTCGGCAATCAGGGCTCTCATGGACGCTGTTCTCCCTCGTCATGGATGGTGATGCGGGCCAGGCAGCCCGGCTCCTGCGCCAGCAGCTGCAGGCTGGCGCGCGCGCCATAGAGTTGCTGCAGGCGCTCGCGGGTGTTGGTCAGGCCCAGGCCGTCGTCGCTTGCCGTCTCGGCGCACAGGCCGGCACCGTCGTCCTGCACCTCCAGGCGCAGCGCCGCGCCCTCGCGGTAGGCGCGCACATCGATGCGGCCGCCGCGCAGCGCCGGTTCGATGCCATGGCCGATGGCGTTTTCCACCAGGGTCAGCAGGGCGCCGGGCGGCAGGGTCAGGTCTTGCAGCTCCGGCGCCGCCTCGATCCGCCAAGCGAGGCGCGCACCCAGGCGCGCCTGCATCACTTCCAGATAGCTGGCGACGATCTGCAGCTCCTGGCCGAGCGGCAGGCTTTCATGCTCAAACATCGGCAGGGTGGCGCGCAGATAGCGGGTGAAGGAGCGCAGCATGCCGGCGGCACGGCTGTCCTGGGTGTCGACCCAATGCTGCAGCGACGCCAGGGTGTTGAAGAGGAAGTGCGGCTGGATCTGCGCGGTGGCGAGGCGCCGTGCCAGGCGCTGGCTGGCCTCCTGGTCGGCCAGCTCGCGCAGGCGCGCCTCGATCTGCTGCACCCGGTAGAGCGTGAGGAACCACCAGGCGCTGAGCACCAGGGTGATGCCGGCCACCAGGACGGGCGCGGCGAACCTGAGCATCTCCTTGCCATGCACCTTGGCCAACCCAAAGATCAGCACAAGGCTCACCAGCACCGCCCCCCAGGAGGCCAGGTTCAGGTTCTTGCGGGTGGGCTGGCGCCAGAGCCAGCGCGCCGTCAGCAGGCTGGCCACGCTCATGCACAGGGAGGCCAGCAGCACCCACAGGCCCAGGCCCCTGGGCAGTTCGTTGTAGAACACCGCGGCCAGGATCAGCGTATTGCTGTAGACGTAGTGGTCGATGCCCCTGGGCCAGGGCTGCGCACCGGCCTGGCGCAGCTCCAGCGCCGAGAAGCGGCGGCGCGGCCCGGGGCAGATCCATTGGGTCCAGTCGAGGGTGTCGGGGCGGTGCGTCATGGCGCGAGTCTAGGTTCCACCGCAAGGCCCCAAGACCTTGCTGCGGCGAATGGCGCCAACAGGCGATGAACGGCCGGCAGCTTCAGGCGAACAGCTCGCCGCCCACAAACACCTTGAGCTCGCCGGGGGCCATGGCCACCCAGGGCTCGCCGCGCGTGAGCGGCTCGGTGGCGATCACCGCGACGCGGTCTTCGGCCGTGGTGTGCTCGGAGAAGTCCACGCTCAGGTCCTCATCCTGCAGGTGCACGCGGCCGAACGGGTGGCGGCGCAGCAGATAGTGCAGATGCGTGCTGCCATGCGCCCACAGCGCCTGGCCGTTGGAGAGCAGCATATTGAAGGTGCCATAGCGGTTCAGCTGCGGCATCAGCTCGCGCAGCGTGTGGCTCAGCTCGGTAACGCTGGGCACATCGCAATGCGCCTTGGCGAGCTCCTGCATCAACCAGCAGAAGGCGCGCTCGCTGTCGGTCTGGCCCACCGGCCGGAACGCGCCATGCAGACGTGGCGCAAAGTCTTTCAGATTGCCGTTGTGCGCGAACACCCAGTAGCGCCCCCACAGCTCGCGCACAAAGGGGTGGGTGTTCTCCAGCGCCACCTGGCCCTGCGTGGCCTTGCGGATATGGGCGATCACGTTGTCGCTCTTGATCGGATAGTCCTGCACCAGCTTGGCCAGGGGCGAGACGCGCGCGCTGTGGTGATCGACGAAATGGCGCAGGCCGCGGCCCTCGAAGAAGGCGATGCCGAAGCCGTCCTTGTGCTCGTCGGCACGCTGCGCCAGGCCGGTGAAGCTGAACATCACGTCGGTTGGCAGCTTGGCATTCATACCGAGCAATTGGCACATGGTCTATTCCAGGAAGAGGCGCGAGAAGCCCTTCAGGCTGATCAGGTTGCCCGGGTTGCTGGTCTCGCGCAACACCCCACTCATGCGCTGCAGCAGGCGCGGGCTGCGCTGGGCGCGCCAGATCAGCAGATCGGCCAGCCAAGGCATGGCGTTCACCTTGTTGGCACGCTGGTAGAGATCGAACTTGGGCTTGAGCGCACGCAGGCTCTGCTCATAGGCGGCGCGCACCGCCGCATCGTCGCTGTGCTGGCGGCGCCCCTGCAGCAGCGCCTCGGCCGCCAGCATGCCGGTCTCCATCGCCTTGCCGATGCCCTCGCCGGTGAAGCTGTAGGTGGAGCCGGCCGCCTCGCCGGTGACCAGCAGGCCCGGGCGCGACCAGCGCGCGCCGTCCAGCGTGCAGCGCAGCGGCGCACCCTTGAGTTCGCCCACCAGCTCGCCCTCGCGCATCAGCGCCGCGGCGGGTTCGTAATGCTCGACAAAGGCGTCGAAGATGGCGCGCAGATTGAGTTCCTTCTTGGCGCCCTTGCCGCCCACGGCGCTGTGGCTGTCGGTCACGCCCACGCCGATGTTGAAAGTGGCATTGGGGGCCGGGAAGATCCAGCCGTAGCCGGGCCGCACCGCCTTGCTCCACACCACCTCCATGGCCTTGATGCGGCCCACCATCGAGGGCGCGCGCACATAGCCGCGCAGCGCCACGCCGCTGGGCGTGTGGCGTTCGCACATGCCGGCGGCGCTCAGGGCCTTGGGCACGGCGCCGGTGGCCAGCAGCACCCAGTCGGCCTGCAGCTCATGCTGCACGCCGTCCTTGCCGACGAGCGCACCGCAGACGCGCCCCTGGCCATCTTCCAGCGGCTTCTCGAAGCGCGCCGGCGCGATGAAACGGGCACCGGCGTCCTGGGCCGCCTGGCACAGCAACTCGTCGAGCTCGCGGCGCGGCAGCACCGCCAGCTCGCCCGGCACATCGATGCGGGTGCCGCGCGGGCCGATGCAACCCACATGGGCCACGGGCTCGGCACGCGCCATCACCTGGCCCAGCAGGCCCAGGCGCTGCAGGGCCGCATGGGCATCGGGGATCAGGCCATCGCCGCAGATCTTGTCGCGCCCCTGGGGCTGCTGATCGAGCAGCACCACGTCCACGCCGGCACGCGCCAGCACACGCGCCGCGGCGCTGCCGGCCGGGCCCGCGCCCACCACCAGCACCTCGCATCGCTGCGGCATTGGCGCCGCAGCCAGGGGTTCAGACATGCTTGTTCTCTCCTATTGAGTTGGGCACATTTTAGGGACGGCGGCGGTATTGACCGGAATCAAATCTCCGCCGGCGGCGCGGTGCGAGCATGATCAAAGCTTAGGAGAAGCCTCATGACCCAAGACCTGACCCCCGGCCAGCATGCGCAGCTGGAGATGCTGCTGGTGCAGCGCCAGCAGGAGTTGGAGCGCAGCCTGCACGGCCAGCTGGGCGAGCAATCGCGCGCCGAGCATGCGCGCGAGCTGCTGCTGCAGGACGGCGACGACGAGCCCGCCCGCGACGCCGACCGCGAGGTGGACCTGGCGCGCAGCGACCGCCATCTGGACGAGCTGCGCCAGGTCAACGAGGCCTTGCAGCGCCTGCGCGGCCAGGGCTATGGCCTGTGCAGCGATTGCGGTGAGGCGATCGCCTTCGATCGCCTGCAGCGCCAGCCCGAGGCGCTGCGCTGCCTGGACTGCCAGCGCCGCCTTGAGCGTGCGCAGGGGGACCCCAGCGCGCACCATCGCATCTGATCCAGGCGAGCGCCACACGCGCCGCGCCATGAAAAAAGGGGCCGCTTGCGCGGCCCCTTTGCACTGGGTGGCTAGAACTTAGAAGTTGTAGCTGCCGGTGACGTACACCATGCGCATCATCGGATCGGCATAGCGCGGATCGTAGCCAACCTGGTGGCCCGAGGAGTCACGCAGGGTGAACGGCGGCTTGGAGTTGAACAGGTTGTTCACGCCCAGACGCAGTTCCAGATCCTTGTTGTACTTGTAGCTGCCTTGCCAATCCACGGTGGCGTAACGCGGCACCACGACCGAGACCGTGGTGTTCTTGTTGGTGGCCACATCACGCACGGTGGCGGTGATGTCCTGGTAGCCCGAACGAGCCTTCAGGGTCAGGGTGTTGGTGAAGGCACCGGTTTCCAGCTTGGCGGTGGCGCGCACGATGTTGCGGAAGGTCACTGCCGCGTTCTCGCCGTACTTGCCCAGGCTGTCGGTGAAGTCGTTGTCCGTGCCAGGACGGGTGTACGACGACTCGATCATGTAGGTGCCGGTCAGGCCAACGGTCAGACGGCCAGCGCCCGTGTTGAAACGCGTCACCACGTCCCAGTCGATACCCGAGGTCTTGGCCTTGCCGAT
This portion of the Paucibacter sediminis genome encodes:
- a CDS encoding sensor histidine kinase, whose product is MTHRPDTLDWTQWICPGPRRRFSALELRQAGAQPWPRGIDHYVYSNTLILAAVFYNELPRGLGLWVLLASLCMSVASLLTARWLWRQPTRKNLNLASWGAVLVSLVLIFGLAKVHGKEMLRFAAPVLVAGITLVLSAWWFLTLYRVQQIEARLRELADQEASQRLARRLATAQIQPHFLFNTLASLQHWVDTQDSRAAGMLRSFTRYLRATLPMFEHESLPLGQELQIVASYLEVMQARLGARLAWRIEAAPELQDLTLPPGALLTLVENAIGHGIEPALRGGRIDVRAYREGAALRLEVQDDGAGLCAETASDDGLGLTNTRERLQQLYGARASLQLLAQEPGCLARITIHDEGEQRP
- a CDS encoding NAD(P)/FAD-dependent oxidoreductase; this translates as MSEPLAAAPMPQRCEVLVVGAGPAGSAAARVLARAGVDVVLLDQQPQGRDKICGDGLIPDAHAALQRLGLLGQVMARAEPVAHVGCIGPRGTRIDVPGELAVLPRRELDELLCQAAQDAGARFIAPARFEKPLEDGQGRVCGALVGKDGVQHELQADWVLLATGAVPKALSAAGMCERHTPSGVALRGYVRAPSMVGRIKAMEVVWSKAVRPGYGWIFPAPNATFNIGVGVTDSHSAVGGKGAKKELNLRAIFDAFVEHYEPAAALMREGELVGELKGAPLRCTLDGARWSRPGLLVTGEAAGSTYSFTGEGIGKAMETGMLAAEALLQGRRQHSDDAAVRAAYEQSLRALKPKFDLYQRANKVNAMPWLADLLIWRAQRSPRLLQRMSGVLRETSNPGNLISLKGFSRLFLE
- a CDS encoding TraR/DksA family transcriptional regulator — encoded protein: MTQDLTPGQHAQLEMLLVQRQQELERSLHGQLGEQSRAEHARELLLQDGDDEPARDADREVDLARSDRHLDELRQVNEALQRLRGQGYGLCSDCGEAIAFDRLQRQPEALRCLDCQRRLERAQGDPSAHHRI
- a CDS encoding class II glutamine amidotransferase, producing the protein MCQLLGMNAKLPTDVMFSFTGLAQRADEHKDGFGIAFFEGRGLRHFVDHHSARVSPLAKLVQDYPIKSDNVIAHIRKATQGQVALENTHPFVRELWGRYWVFAHNGNLKDFAPRLHGAFRPVGQTDSERAFCWLMQELAKAHCDVPSVTELSHTLRELMPQLNRYGTFNMLLSNGQALWAHGSTHLHYLLRRHPFGRVHLQDEDLSVDFSEHTTAEDRVAVIATEPLTRGEPWVAMAPGELKVFVGGELFA
- a CDS encoding LytR/AlgR family response regulator transcription factor; this translates as MRALIADDEEGPREQLAAALARLWPELQIVARSENGIDAWDDALALEPDICFLDIRMPGLTGLDVAQRLARLSEPPQLVFVTAYGDHALTAFEAGAIDYVLKPVDDARLAQTVARLRNRQAAAQPSAQAMQALLQQLLPAVQRPPARPIQASLGREIKLIAPEEVIYFESDSRYTRVVFEGGEALIRTPLKELLATLDGAQFWQVHRSVLVNSRHIASALRVDENSMQLTLKGREERLPVSRQFQSLFKGQ